A window of Psychroflexus sp. ALD_RP9 contains these coding sequences:
- the dtd gene encoding D-aminoacyl-tRNA deacylase, translated as MRAIIQRVNSAQVIVDENTVGEIQNGYLIYLGITHTDTSFTADKLIDKILKIRLFPSESKPINANISSVEGEILVISQFTLYASTKKGNRPNFMLAAKPEQAKLLYDYFVKKLDTEYEHKIASGCFGADMKVISENDGPINIIVDID; from the coding sequence ATGCGAGCCATTATTCAGAGAGTAAATTCAGCTCAAGTAATTGTAGACGAAAATACGGTAGGTGAAATTCAAAACGGTTATTTAATTTATTTAGGAATTACTCATACCGATACTTCATTTACAGCTGATAAACTGATAGATAAAATTTTAAAAATTAGACTATTCCCATCAGAATCTAAACCCATTAATGCCAATATTTCATCAGTTGAAGGTGAAATTTTAGTGATTAGTCAATTTACCTTGTATGCTTCTACCAAGAAAGGGAATCGGCCTAATTTTATGTTAGCGGCAAAACCAGAGCAAGCAAAATTACTATATGATTATTTTGTTAAAAAATTAGATACAGAATATGAGCATAAAATTGCTTCAGGTTGCTTTGGCGCAGACATGAAAGTTATCTCAGAAAATGATGGGCCTATAAATATTATAGTTGATATAGATTAA
- the rsgA gene encoding ribosome small subunit-dependent GTPase A, whose product MTARVYKSTGSWYHLKTETGQFIKARLKGKFRIKGLKSTNPVAVGDLVDYEFDESSDEQTAVITKINERKNHIIRKSVNLSKQTHIIASNIDVAFLLITFNNPATSTTFIDRFLVTAEAYHIPVILLFNKVDTLTENEFGEMKYLAEVYRSIGYHCIGISALTGKNLDQVEALMKDKTCLVSGHSGTGKSTLINSLQPGLNLKTKEISEQHLQGQHTTTFAEMYDLNFGSRIIDTPGIRGFGVVDIDKYELSNYFPEFFKLKQDCKFNNCLHVDEPKCAVKKALDEDKIEFTRYQSYLQILESKDDNYRQDQFQHLK is encoded by the coding sequence ATGACAGCACGTGTTTATAAATCGACTGGTAGTTGGTATCATTTAAAAACTGAAACCGGACAATTTATAAAAGCACGACTAAAAGGGAAATTTAGAATTAAAGGTTTAAAAAGTACCAATCCTGTTGCTGTAGGTGATTTGGTTGATTATGAGTTTGATGAAAGCAGCGATGAGCAAACAGCTGTGATTACCAAAATCAATGAACGGAAAAACCATATTATTCGTAAATCCGTTAATCTTTCTAAACAAACACATATTATTGCTTCGAATATAGATGTTGCTTTTTTGTTGATAACCTTCAATAATCCCGCAACATCTACAACATTTATAGACCGATTTTTAGTCACTGCTGAAGCCTATCATATACCAGTAATATTATTATTTAATAAAGTTGACACTTTAACGGAGAATGAATTTGGAGAGATGAAATACCTCGCTGAAGTTTATCGTTCTATCGGTTATCATTGCATTGGTATTTCTGCACTGACAGGTAAAAATTTAGATCAAGTTGAAGCTTTAATGAAAGATAAAACTTGCCTAGTTTCTGGTCATAGTGGTACGGGAAAGTCAACTTTAATCAATAGTCTACAACCAGGATTGAATTTAAAAACTAAAGAAATTTCAGAACAACATTTACAAGGGCAACATACCACAACCTTTGCTGAAATGTATGATTTAAATTTTGGTTCAAGAATAATAGACACACCAGGAATAAGAGGTTTTGGTGTTGTCGATATCGATAAATACGAGTTAAGCAATTACTTTCCTGAATTTTTTAAGTTAAAACAAGATTGTAAATTCAACAATTGTTTACACGTCGACGAGCCAAAATGCGCTGTTAAAAAAGCCTTAGATGAAGACAAAATAGAATTTACGCGATACCAAAGTTATTTGCAAATATTAGAATCTAAAGACGATAATTACCGTCAGGATCAATTTCAACATTTAAAATAA